A stretch of DNA from Persephonella sp.:
AAAATAATAGCTGAGAACACACCAATAGGAATTTATATATTTTCTGATAAATTTGAGTATGTAAACAAGGCATTTGAAAAACTAACAGGCTATAAAAAAGAAGAAATAGAAGGTAAACCTATATCAATATTTATGGCAGAATTAGATGAAAATACAAGAAAAAAAATATACGAAGCTGTAAAAAGAAGACTAAAAGGGGAACAGTTTAAAAATGAATTTCAGGCAGAAATCAGAACAAAAAACGGAACGAAAAAAACATTCCTCGTAATAGCCAACACAATATTCCTGTCTGGAAAACCTTACGGTCTTGGAATAGCACTTGACATAACAGATATGAAAAGGCTTGAAAAAAAACTTATTCAGCTGATAGAAAAAGATACATTAACAGGGCTACTAAGCCGGTATGCTTTTTCAAGGGAAATTGAACAGTTTGTTCAGCTTTACACCAGAGATAGAAAGAGGTTTTTCCTTCTGTTTTTTGATCTAAACAGGTTTAAAAACATAAATGACACATACGGTCATCATATAGGTGATCAGGTTCTTAAAGTGATTGCAAATAGATTAACAAATATCCTCAGAAAAACGGACATTATAGGAAGGCTTGGAGGTGACGAGTTTGGCATACTTATAACAACTTACTCTAAATTTGAAGATATAACAAAAATACTTGAGAAGATAATTACGGAAATTGAAAAAACAGTTAATATTGAAAACTTCTCTTTCAATCTTACCACAAGCATAGGAATAGCTATTTTCCCAGATGACGGAACTGACCCAGAAACTTTACTCAAAAGGGCAGATATCGCCATGTATAAGGCAAAAGATATTGGCAGGGAGTCATGGAGGAGCGAAGCTGTTTTCTTTTCAGAAGATCTTGAAAAGAAAATAAAAGAAAAGATTGATATTGAAAGGGAGCTAAAAAAAGCATTAAGAGAAAATCCAGAAGAATTTTATCTTGAGTTTCAACCGATAGTAAATCTTGAAAATCTAAAAATTGAAAAGGTTGAATCTCTGATCAGATGGAACTCCTCAAAATTTGGAAAAACCTCCCCAGAAAAGTTCATAAAAATCGCAGAAGAAACAGGAATTATAAAGGAGATAACCGATCTTGTTTTAGAAAAAAGCCTCTCCCAGCTAAAGGACTGGAGAAACAAAGGGATTTCCATAAAAATGTCAATAAATATTTCTCCTACAGAGTTTAAAGATAAAGATTTTGTTTCAAGGGTTGTTAATAAAATACCATCAGATATGAGAGGCTCTTTTTCAGTAGAAATCACAGAAAATGTGCTTCTTGAAGATGTGAATTTATCAATTGAAAAACTCAGAAAATTGAGAAGTTACGGTATAGAAATTCTTCTTGATGATTTTGGCACAGGATACTCATCATTGACTTACCTAAAAAAATTTCCATTAACAATGTTAAAAATAGACCGTGATTTTATCAAAGGTCTTCCTGAAGACAGAGATGATCAAGGGATAGTAACCACAATAATTAAACTTGCACAATTACTTAATTTAAGCTCTATAGCAGAAGGTATAGAAACAGATGCACAATTTTTATTTTTGCGGAATGCAAAATGCCAGTATGGACAAGGTTATCTTTTTAGCAAACCTTTACCGGCAGAGTCTGTTGAAAAGTTGATCATAGATGGATATCTGAAATCGGTTAAATTAAGCTGAGTATACCTAAAAAAAACCTAAATATCAAGATTGATTTAAACGAAAAAATTTTATAGATTTATGTGCCTGCACAATAAAATGAGGTTAGGAAGATGTCAAAGGACTTTGTTCACCTTCACCTCCACACACACTACTCACTTCTTGATGGGGCTATAAAAATTCCTGATCTTGCCCAAAAAGCTGTTGAATACGGTTATAAAGCTGTAGGGATGACAGATCACGGAAATATATTCGGTGCTGTTCAGTTTTATCAAGAGATGAAAAAAGTTGGAATAAAGCCAATCATCGGAATGGAGGCATACTTCACCTCAAATAGATTTGAAAAAAAAGGAAAAGGTTCTGACGACATTCTCTCAGATAGAAACTACCACCTCATTCTCCACGCAAAAGATAAAACTGGCTTTAAAAACCTGATGAAATTGTCTTCCCTTGCATACACAGAAGGTTTTTATTACAAACCAAGAATAGATTGGGAACTTCTTGAGAAATACCATGAAGGTCTTATATGCCAGACGGCATGCCTTAAAGGATTTGTTCCACAGCTTTTGTCACAGGGAAAATTTGATGAGGCTTACGAGCAGGCGAAAAGACTGAAAGATATATTTGGAGATGATCTGTATTTTGAGATACAGATAAATGGTCTGCCGGAGCAGGAAGAGGCAAATAAAGGGATAATTAAACTTGCTGAAAAACTGGGTGTGAAAATAGTTGCAACTAATGACTCTCATTACCTAAATCCTGAAGATCAGAAAGCCCACGACATAATAAAAGCTCTACAGATGAAACTCACCCTTAAACAGCTAAAAGAAAAGGGAAGGGCTTTTAAGGTTGGAGGTCTTCACTTTACAACTCCTGAGGAGATGTACCAGAAGTTCAAAGGTTATGAATTTGCTCTGAAAAACACTGTGGAAATAGCTGAAAAATGCAATGTTGAGATAGAGACAGCTGAAACAAGAGGATACCTGTTTCCTAAGTTCCAGATACCTGGTTTAGACAGGGAAGCCACAGAAGAAGAAAAGGCACAGTATTTTGAAAAGCTGGCATGGGAAGGTCTTGAAAAAAGGTTATCAGAGAAAAAAAATATTTCCAAACAGCAACTAAATAACTACAAAGAAAGACTAAAGTATGAGATAGATGTTATAAAACAGATGGGATTTCCTGAATATTTCTTAATAGTTCAGGATTTTATTAATCATGCAAAAAAAAGCGGTATTCCTGTTGGTCCCGGCAGAGGGAGTGCCGCAGGTTCGCTGGTTGCATATACTCTTGGGATAACAGATGTTGATCCCCTCCAGCACGGTCTTATCTTTGAGAGATTTTTAAATCCAGACAGGATATCAATGCCTGACATAGATGTTGATTTCTGTATGGAAAACAGACCTAAGATTATAGAGTATGTAAAAAACAAATACGGTGAGAATGCTGTTGCCCAGATAATTACATATAACTTTATGAAATCAAAAATGGTTTTAAGAGATGTTGCAAGGGTTCTGGGATTTTCTTATTCGGAAGCTGACAAAATTGCCAAAATGATACTACCGGGACCGGTTCAGGGATCAACCTTAAGCATAGAGGAAAACCTTGAGGCAAATCCAGAGTTTAGAAAACTTTATGAAACAGACCAGAGGGTAAAAGAGTTAATAGACCTTGCAAAAAAACTTGAAGGAATGGCAAGACATACAGGTATACATGCAGCCGGTGTTGTTATCGCTCCAGGTGCCCTTGATGATTACGTTCCTGTTTATGTTGATAAAGACGGGACAAAAGCAACCCAGTTTGATATGAACACACTTGAGATGCTTGGTCTTGTCAAGATGGACTTTCTGGGGCTTAAAACCTTAACAGAGCTTGATTATATGAGAAAGCTGGTAAAGGAAAGACATGGAAAAGATATTGACTTTTTGAAACTTCCTATAGATGATGAAAAAGTTTATAAACTTCTCCAATCTGGAAAAACAACTGGCGTTTTCCAGCTTGAATCCAAAGGAATGCAAAATCTTCTTACAAGGTTAAAACCAACTAAGTTTGACGAGATAATAGCAATCCTTGCTCTTTTCAGACCGGGACCTTTAATGTCAGGAATGGTAGATGATTTTATAGATAGAAAACATGGAAGAAAACCTGTTGAATACCCATTTGAGGAAGTAAAGGAGATACTTGAGGAAACTTACGGACTTGTAATCTATCAAGAACAGATAATGTTCATAGCCAACATTCTCTCAGGTTTTTCCATGGCAGAAGCTGACACACTCAGAAAAGCGATCGGTAAGAAAAAAGCCGATGTGATGGCAAAAATGAAAGACAGATTTATATCAGGTGCTGTTGAAAGAGGATTTGACAGACAGAAGGTTCAAAAACTATGGGACGACATAGAAAAGTTTGCATCTTACTCATTTAATAAATCCCACTCTACAGCCTACGCTTATCTTACCTACTGGACAGCATACATAAAGACTTATTACCCTGAGGAATTTTTTGCTGTAAAACTATCAACAGAAGGGAATGACGATAAATTCCTCAACCTCCTTCTTGATATGGAAGATTTTGGTATAAAGCTCCTTCCACCTGATGTAAACAGATCAAGAGCTGAGTTCAGCATTGAAGACAAAGGAAAAATCAGATTTGGTCTTGCAAGGATAAAAAATGTAGGAGATCAATCAGCAAAAGACATTGTGTCTGAAAGAGAAAAAAATGGAGATTTCAGGGACATATTTGATATAGCAGAAAGGCTTGATTCAAAAAAATTGAACAAAAGGGTTCTTGAAGCTTTAATAAAAGCAGGAGCCTTTGATTTTTCAGGTATTGACAGGGGAGTTATGCTGGCAACGGTAGATAAAGCATTATCTGCGGGACAAAAATCAAGAGAACATAAGGCTTTAGGACAGAATTCTCTCCTTGGTTTACTTGAGAATAAAGACATAAAACCTGTCGTTGGATATGAAAAGGCTGAGGTTCTTCCTGAAAAGAAAAAACTTGATTTTGAAAAAGAGGTTCTTGGTTTTTACCTATCAGGACATCCGTTGAAAGCTTATGAAAAAGAGCTTAGAAATTATGTTACTAAGATAAATAGACTTATAGAAAAGAAAACAGGGGATAAAGCAAGAATAGCAGGTGTTATATCAGACATAAAGAGGAAAAAAACAAGATCAGGTTCAACAATGGCGATCTTAACAGTTCAGGACGAAACTGGAATAATAGATGTTAGGGCATTTACCGATAAGATGGAGGACAGTTCATTTTTGACAGAAGATAAAATTGTTATTATTGAGGGAACTTTAGAAATAAACGAAGAACAGGAGAGAGTATCAATGAATGCCACAGACATAACTCCTATAGAAGCAGTAAACAAAAATGTTAATGCAGTAAGATTTATACTCACGAAAGAAAAAGCTCTCAACGGTGTAGCCCAGAAAATAAAAGAGCTTTGTCAAAAACATAAAGGTGAAAAAGATGTGATAATTGAGATATACGAGCCGGGAAGATTTAGATGTGAAATAGCCGCAAACAGCAATTATTCTGTAGCCATTACAGACGAATTTAAACAGGAGATATCAAAGATACTGTCTCCTGAAGAATTCCATTTTGAGTAAAATGGGGCTGTTTAGCCCCTCCCATTGTGAATAAGGTTTAAAAACTCATTCCTTGTTTTCTCATTTTCTTTAAAAACACCTGTCAGTTTACTTGTTAC
This window harbors:
- a CDS encoding EAL domain-containing protein; translated protein: MESYLNYINSIAENEAYWDDLYNFVINPNKEFIKSNFDPENETLKSIGIDFFLIASSNQKVSLFRCILGEKLCNNLKKDITKMIKEKNQEINGFLKNKNSVYLISAKYILPTNENKKPVGFLILGKIIDKKFINSLMRNSYMEIKENIKITKNNLFFELKNGNYYLSVFPESNENKLYYVFYTKDINGKKIPIFEGSINRIIWQNAKQTLYMFQIFLILIFVGLFVATFISMEKLFSKPLNDLINRIRKITTQKDFDVNVKDKYGSKDIDNLSQEIQNMVNSIKNLFEELSEKNQIFKIIAENTPIGIYIFSDKFEYVNKAFEKLTGYKKEEIEGKPISIFMAELDENTRKKIYEAVKRRLKGEQFKNEFQAEIRTKNGTKKTFLVIANTIFLSGKPYGLGIALDITDMKRLEKKLIQLIEKDTLTGLLSRYAFSREIEQFVQLYTRDRKRFFLLFFDLNRFKNINDTYGHHIGDQVLKVIANRLTNILRKTDIIGRLGGDEFGILITTYSKFEDITKILEKIITEIEKTVNIENFSFNLTTSIGIAIFPDDGTDPETLLKRADIAMYKAKDIGRESWRSEAVFFSEDLEKKIKEKIDIERELKKALRENPEEFYLEFQPIVNLENLKIEKVESLIRWNSSKFGKTSPEKFIKIAEETGIIKEITDLVLEKSLSQLKDWRNKGISIKMSINISPTEFKDKDFVSRVVNKIPSDMRGSFSVEITENVLLEDVNLSIEKLRKLRSYGIEILLDDFGTGYSSLTYLKKFPLTMLKIDRDFIKGLPEDRDDQGIVTTIIKLAQLLNLSSIAEGIETDAQFLFLRNAKCQYGQGYLFSKPLPAESVEKLIIDGYLKSVKLS
- the dnaE gene encoding DNA polymerase III subunit alpha, which encodes MSKDFVHLHLHTHYSLLDGAIKIPDLAQKAVEYGYKAVGMTDHGNIFGAVQFYQEMKKVGIKPIIGMEAYFTSNRFEKKGKGSDDILSDRNYHLILHAKDKTGFKNLMKLSSLAYTEGFYYKPRIDWELLEKYHEGLICQTACLKGFVPQLLSQGKFDEAYEQAKRLKDIFGDDLYFEIQINGLPEQEEANKGIIKLAEKLGVKIVATNDSHYLNPEDQKAHDIIKALQMKLTLKQLKEKGRAFKVGGLHFTTPEEMYQKFKGYEFALKNTVEIAEKCNVEIETAETRGYLFPKFQIPGLDREATEEEKAQYFEKLAWEGLEKRLSEKKNISKQQLNNYKERLKYEIDVIKQMGFPEYFLIVQDFINHAKKSGIPVGPGRGSAAGSLVAYTLGITDVDPLQHGLIFERFLNPDRISMPDIDVDFCMENRPKIIEYVKNKYGENAVAQIITYNFMKSKMVLRDVARVLGFSYSEADKIAKMILPGPVQGSTLSIEENLEANPEFRKLYETDQRVKELIDLAKKLEGMARHTGIHAAGVVIAPGALDDYVPVYVDKDGTKATQFDMNTLEMLGLVKMDFLGLKTLTELDYMRKLVKERHGKDIDFLKLPIDDEKVYKLLQSGKTTGVFQLESKGMQNLLTRLKPTKFDEIIAILALFRPGPLMSGMVDDFIDRKHGRKPVEYPFEEVKEILEETYGLVIYQEQIMFIANILSGFSMAEADTLRKAIGKKKADVMAKMKDRFISGAVERGFDRQKVQKLWDDIEKFASYSFNKSHSTAYAYLTYWTAYIKTYYPEEFFAVKLSTEGNDDKFLNLLLDMEDFGIKLLPPDVNRSRAEFSIEDKGKIRFGLARIKNVGDQSAKDIVSEREKNGDFRDIFDIAERLDSKKLNKRVLEALIKAGAFDFSGIDRGVMLATVDKALSAGQKSREHKALGQNSLLGLLENKDIKPVVGYEKAEVLPEKKKLDFEKEVLGFYLSGHPLKAYEKELRNYVTKINRLIEKKTGDKARIAGVISDIKRKKTRSGSTMAILTVQDETGIIDVRAFTDKMEDSSFLTEDKIVIIEGTLEINEEQERVSMNATDITPIEAVNKNVNAVRFILTKEKALNGVAQKIKELCQKHKGEKDVIIEIYEPGRFRCEIAANSNYSVAITDEFKQEISKILSPEEFHFE